TAATCACTTTGACGCGATCTCTCACGCCAGCTTCTTTTAGTGCATCAATAACATTCTTCATTTCGGGATAAGTCGTGTTAAGCAGCGCACTTAAGCCCAATACTTTTGTCTCTGTATCCTTTACTGCATCCACAAAATCATCGATGGACACATCAATTCCCAGATCAATAACTTCAAATCCAGAGCTTCTCAACAGGCTAATGACAATGTTTTTTCCAACATCATGAATATCGCCGTGAACAGTTCCTATTACTACTTTTCCTTTATTGCTCTGACCTTTTCCTGAGGCCTCTAATAAGGGGGTTAGCTTATTCATGATTGATTCCATTATTTCCACAGAGAACATCAGCTCGCCAAGATAGTAAGTCTCTTCTCCAAAAAGATCTCCCACCATTACAAGCCCTTCATTGGCTTCAGCCACAATATCTAATGGCAATTTACCTTCTGCAATTTCCTCATCGACAATCTGCAATGCTAATTCGTCTTCAAGATCTCTGATTGCTTCTGCTAATTTGCTCATAATTATTTATCCTCCTTATAATCTAATAATCCAGGAATAGGCCATACGTTCTAACTTATTCCAATTATTTTCTATCAATGCTTCATCACCGGTTATATTCCATCCGTGTTCATCTCTGTACTCTTTCCAAGGCGTAACGACATTTTTAATCGGAGGAATCGTGAGTTTTTTGTCCTGTTGATAGGCCTCTTCCGGCATTGGAGCTGGTCCATCACTATAGCGCCCATACTCATTTACCGCATCAATAAGCGCCTGGAAATTTTCAGGTTTGCAATCTTCTGGAATATGCCCACCCCCCTGTGGTATCCATCCGCCATCTTTTCCAATGGTTTCACAGAGCAGCTTAACCCTTTCTTTGATATCATCTGGCGTTCCTAAAATCATCATATCGGTTGGTATTCCTCCAGAGATACAGTTCTTATAGCCAAAAGCCTCTTTGGCCTTAAAAATATCCGCCTCATTATCAACGTCAAATAAGATTGTCCCTTTTGGAAAATCCGCTAGATGATCCCAATGCGGTTCCCAGTTACCTTCAAGGAATATCCTAAAAGTATATCCAGCATCAATCATGGTCATAATACCTTTATAGAAGGTAGGCCAGTAAAATTTATCAAATTGCTTCGGTGACATAAAGCATGGCTTATGTGTTGCGATAAAAATCGGCATCTGTTTTTTCGGGTCAACCAGAGCGGCACAATTATTCAAATTGATTTCCATTAATTTTTCACACGCGGCTACAATCTCATCCTGCTTTTTAAACATATCCCGCATAATTCCGCGAAGACCGCGATAATTGTCTGAAAGCATGTCGAAAGGCGCTGTTAGTTGGCTTTGAGTTGTCCCAGGAAAACCATATTCATATTTCAATTTCGCTGCCCGGTCTTTATTGATAGCTCCTGTAATTCCCTGTAAAAACCCAGATTTTAGAAAGGCCATATAGGAACGGATCGATCCTTTTTCTTTAAACTCTCCAAAAATTCTGGGAAAGTAGATCTCCATTTTATATTTAATTGGATCCTCAATGAACTGTTCATACTCATCCTCCTTCATCCAGTCGGATTCCACAAACTGTTGTAAGGAATTCGGATCGATTTCTCTTCCCGGTACGCGGTATAACTGGTAATCTAAAACATCCCAGGTTGGTGCATAGGCAATATTGCTTCTGAAAGTATCAATTTCAGGATATTTTTCAGCAAACTTAAATTCACAATCTGCCCACTTCTCCGGATCATACAGTATTTCCTGAAAATTATAGCCTGAGTTTTTTTCAGCATAATAGCAGGTGTTAAAAGCCAGTGGCACTCGGTCAACCGGCTGCATACGGATTGCCGCCATGTATCTCCCCAGTCTTCTGTTATAGGCAGCCTCTACTTCTTTTGACTTAAACATGAAATTTTCCTCCTTAATCTTAAATAGACATTTTTATTTTTTCTGAATTTCTTCACTTGTCTTTCCATAGGTTTCTTTCATACAAGCAGCTGAAACCGCAGCGACAAAATATGATCCCGCAATAACCATTAACACCGCGAAAAAGCTACCACCTGCAATATCAAGAATTAAGCCGAGTAAAGCCGGAAATAAGACAGATCCCAATTGGCATAGAGCATTATAAATCCCCATTACAGTTCCTGCAAAGGGACCCTTTGCTGTCTCGGTCGCCATTGTATTTACAGGATTCCCCAAACCAGATGAGAACAGTCCATAAAGCAGCATAATAACCCAGAGAATGGCTGTATCTTTGAATTGGGTCAGACAGACAACCGTAATACAAGTGATAACCCCACAAAGAATCGCTACTTTTTTACGTGATTTTAATAAATCTGACGCAACACCAGAAAGTGTTCCACTAAACAGTTTCATTGCTGAAGATGCCGCAAAAATGCCACCCGCAGCTGCCAGTGTAAAACCCTGTGTATCGACAAAGAACTTCATTATCCACGTCGTAAAGCCATTATTGGCACCAATGGCTAAAAACTGGGCAAGTGTGGCTAAAATCAGCGTCCGTGTCGTTAAAATCCGAACAGCTCCTTGGCGGTCTTTCTGTTTTTCCTCGGCTGTTTTCTGTTTGCCCGCTCCCGATGCTTTTGCTACGCCTCTTTCTTTTGCAAAGATAAAGAACAGAACAGCGATGACCAAAGCAATAATGCCACCGTAAGTAAAGGCCATCTGCCAGCCCTGGCCAGTTATAACATTTGGAAACACACCGGATGCAATCACATTCCCCAGCGCGGGGCCTGTCATAATGAACCCCATCGCCGTCGCTCTCCGTTTGTCATCAAACCAGCCTAAATTCATTTTTGCGCATCCTGAGAACAACGGTCCGCTTGCCATTCCTGCTAATACCCTTAATGTAAATAAAATAATGTAGCTTCTTGAAAAGGGAATGGCCAAAGTAAATACTGCTGTCAGTAGCGAAGACACCGCTAAGGATTTTCGTGGTCCAAATTTATCTACAAAGAATCCTGAGAAAAAATTCATTGCAACATAGCCAACATAGTACGCTGTTACTAAACCTCCTGCCTGAGTCATGGATATTCCCAAATCTGGAGCCGCTACCGGAATGGCAGTACTCCAAATATTTCTGGATATAAATGAAACAGCATAGGTACACAGGCAAAGCAACGCAACAACCCAACTATACCAACCAATTTTTTCCTGCTTGTTTTGGCCGTTTGAATTAATTTCTTGGTTTGTCATTTTTTTACCCCCTGTTATTCCTCCTCATAAAATGCGTTCAGGTAAGCAGCTACCTTTACCAGAACTTTTATTCAATCAGCACGTACCGCATGAATACTTCTTGACAGATATTACTCCATATTTTTGTAATCGTGTTCTTTTTTTACAGTATAGTCTTATTTCCCGTAAATGTCAAGTATTTACTGTTATTTATCGTATATTTTGTTTATATCTTAATTTTAATTGTATATAATGTTTTATATTTCAAAAAATAATCGTATTATTTAAAATTAATACATTATTTTTCCGTATTTTTATTAGATAAATACCACTATATTACAAATATGAAT
This portion of the Eubacterium sp. 1001713B170207_170306_E7 genome encodes:
- a CDS encoding uroporphyrinogen decarboxylase family protein, which translates into the protein MFKSKEVEAAYNRRLGRYMAAIRMQPVDRVPLAFNTCYYAEKNSGYNFQEILYDPEKWADCEFKFAEKYPEIDTFRSNIAYAPTWDVLDYQLYRVPGREIDPNSLQQFVESDWMKEDEYEQFIEDPIKYKMEIYFPRIFGEFKEKGSIRSYMAFLKSGFLQGITGAINKDRAAKLKYEYGFPGTTQSQLTAPFDMLSDNYRGLRGIMRDMFKKQDEIVAACEKLMEINLNNCAALVDPKKQMPIFIATHKPCFMSPKQFDKFYWPTFYKGIMTMIDAGYTFRIFLEGNWEPHWDHLADFPKGTILFDVDNEADIFKAKEAFGYKNCISGGIPTDMMILGTPDDIKERVKLLCETIGKDGGWIPQGGGHIPEDCKPENFQALIDAVNEYGRYSDGPAPMPEEAYQQDKKLTIPPIKNVVTPWKEYRDEHGWNITGDEALIENNWNKLERMAYSWIIRL
- a CDS encoding MFS transporter, with product MTNQEINSNGQNKQEKIGWYSWVVALLCLCTYAVSFISRNIWSTAIPVAAPDLGISMTQAGGLVTAYYVGYVAMNFFSGFFVDKFGPRKSLAVSSLLTAVFTLAIPFSRSYIILFTLRVLAGMASGPLFSGCAKMNLGWFDDKRRATAMGFIMTGPALGNVIASGVFPNVITGQGWQMAFTYGGIIALVIAVLFFIFAKERGVAKASGAGKQKTAEEKQKDRQGAVRILTTRTLILATLAQFLAIGANNGFTTWIMKFFVDTQGFTLAAAGGIFAASSAMKLFSGTLSGVASDLLKSRKKVAILCGVITCITVVCLTQFKDTAILWVIMLLYGLFSSGLGNPVNTMATETAKGPFAGTVMGIYNALCQLGSVLFPALLGLILDIAGGSFFAVLMVIAGSYFVAAVSAACMKETYGKTSEEIQKK
- a CDS encoding cobalamin-dependent protein (Presence of a B(12) (cobalamin)-binding domain implies dependence on cobalamin itself, in one of its several forms, or in some unusual lineages, dependence on a cobalamin-like analog.) codes for the protein MSKLAEAIRDLEDELALQIVDEEIAEGKLPLDIVAEANEGLVMVGDLFGEETYYLGELMFSVEIMESIMNKLTPLLEASGKGQSNKGKVVIGTVHGDIHDVGKNIVISLLRSSGFEVIDLGIDVSIDDFVDAVKDTETKVLGLSALLNTTYPEMKNVIDALKEAGVRDRVKVIIGGTICTETVREFTGADAFATQAMAGVEFCNEVYS